The Ornithinimicrobium sufpigmenti genome includes the window GAAGTCGTCCTGCGAGAGCAGCGAGCCCAGCAGGGTGGCCAGCTGGCTCCAGGAGGCGCCACGCCGCAGGGTCAGCAGCGCGACACCGGACTCCTGCACCGCCGACTCGAGCGGGGGGCTGACCTCGACAGGGCTGCGGACCACGACCGCGGTGGCCCGCGCGGCCCGTCCCGCCTCCAGCAGCTGGTGGACGTCCCCACCGCTGACACCGACGCCGAGGAGGATCGCGTCCTCCCGGGTCGGGGCGTCGTCCAGGGGGTCGTGGATGACCACGGAGGAGACCTTGCGGTCCAGGCCCACGGCGATGACCTGGTCGGTGAAGGTGGCCCCCAGGTCATCGAGGATGCGACCGAGCGTGGCGCGCGGTCTGCTGCTCATCCCGGTGGGCTCCCAGGGCACGGTGGTGGGCTCGGACCGACCCGACGATAGCAACGAGACCGTCAGGTCGGTCGGGTCGGTCCGAGAGGCCGCACGTGGTTTACGCAGGGTCACGCAGGGTCACGCTGGGTGAGCCGTCCGCCGAAGTGCATGGCCGCCACCTGGCCGTCCGCGCCCCGCTGGAAGGAGCCGCGGTGGCCGGACTCGCCGTCCTCCACGACCACGAACATGTCGCCGTCCTCACCCACCATCTTGATGGGGGTGGGCGGACCCTCGAAGGCCTCCGCCGGGGCGCCGACCATGTCCAGGAAGTCCTGCGTCGGGACACTGTCGATCTGCAGACCGTCGTCGGTGGTGGTGACGGTGCAGACGATGGAGATGTTGCGGTAGACGCCCTCGTACTGCCGCAGCGCCTCGGCCGGCCGGTCGGTGGCCGCGAGCGTGGGCCACTGCAGGCCCAGGTACTCCGTGATCGCGGCGCGCACGACGGCCCGGTGCAGGTCACCGCCGCCGGAGGCGTTGGTGAGCACGGCGATGCCGAAGCCGCGGCTGGGCACCAGGTCCAGGGCCGACTCCTGGCCGATCGTGGTGCCGCCGTGGCCGACGACCTGGGTGCCGTCGACGTCCTGGATCAGCCAGCTGATGCCGACCGCGTCGCCGAGCGTGCTCCCGGGGGTCTCGACGGTGGGGACCTTCATCCGCTCTAGGGTCTCCTGCGGCAGGATGCGGGTGCCGTCGGCCGCAGTGCCGTCGCCGAGGTGGAACTTCATCCAGGTGATCTGGTCGGTGATGGGCGCCGACATGCCGCCGGCCGGTCCACCACCCCGGGGCATCGCCCAGGGCCGGGCGACGGAGAACTCCCCGGTCTCCTCGTCCTTGAGGTGGCCGACGGCGAACCGACGGGTGATGACGTCCTCGGCGAAGAAGAAGGTGTCGTCCATGCCCAGCGGCGCCAGGACCAGCTCGGCCATCGCCTGGTCGAAGGTCTTGCCGGTCACCACCTCGATCACCCGACCGGCGACGGACAGGGCGGCGTTGTTGTAGCTCATGCCCTCGCCGACCGGGAAGTCCTGCTTGAGCTCGGCCATGTGCTCGACGAAGTCCTCCAGGGCGCGGTCGCCGCGCTCCGGGGTGCCGAGGTAGTCACCGGACCAGCCGGCCGTGTGGTTGAGCAGGTGCTTGACCCGCACCGCGGCCGACGCCTCCTCGTCGGCGACGGTGAACTCGGGCAGGTAGTCACGGACCGGTGCCTCGAGGTCCACCAGGCCCTGCTCGACCAGGATCAGCATCGCCGTGGCGGTGTAGGTCTTGCCGGTGGAGCCGAACTGGAAGAGCGTCCTCTCGTCCACCTCGAGGGGGTTCTCGACGTTCGTCACGCCGTGGAAGGCGTAGGTCACCTCACCGTCGTGCACCATGCCGACCGCCACGCCGGGCACGGGGTGGCGGGCGACCTGCTCGTCGAGGATCTGCTGCAGGGTCTTGCTCATCATCGGTTCCTTTCGGAGGGCGGGGCGGACCCCGGTACGGGGGAGAGTGAGGTCGTGAGGTCGCGCACGAGGTCGGGTATGCCGACCGGCCGGGCGAAGTGGCAGGCGGCCCGGTGGCGACGGCCGTCCGCGCCGTCGACCGGGTCGTCGGTGAGGCACACCGGGCGGTCCAGGACGAGGGGCCCGACGGGGCACCGCGGGTGGAAGCTGCACCCCGCCGGCACGTGGTGCGGGTCGGCGGGCTCGGCGAACCGGACGGGTTCCGGCGCCGACGACTCCTCCAGGAGGGTGTCGCCGACCGAGAGCGTGGAGCCCAGCAGCATCTGGGTGTACGGGTGCTGGGGGTCGCTCATCAGCTGCTCAGTGGGGGCGGACTCCACGATCCGGCCCATGTACATCACCGCGATGACATCGCTCACGTAGCGGACGACAGACAGGTTGTGCGAGATGAAGAGCATGGACAGGCCGAGGTCGCCGCAGACCTCCTTGACCAGGTTCAGCACCGCACCCTGCACCGAGACGTCCAGGGCGCTGGTGATCTCGTCGGCGATGATCACCTCGGGCCGCGCCGCCAGGGCGCGGGCGACGGCGACCCGCTGCCGCTGGCCGCCGGAGAGGCTCCCCGGCAGCCGTGAGGCGACCGACGGCTCGAGGTGCACCTGCTCGAGCAGCTCGGCGACGCGAGCCCGGCGGTCGGTCCGCTCCCGAATCGCCTCGGCGATGCTGGCGCCGATGCTCATCCGCGGGTCCAGCGCGCCGGAGGGGTCCTGGAAGATCATCTGCACCGGCCGCCGCCGCCCCCGGGTGGGCACCGGCCGACCCCCGAGCAGCACCTGCCCGCCGCTCGCCGGCGCGAGCCCGACCGCGGCCCGGCCCAGGGTGGACTTGCCGGAGCCGCTCTCGCCGACCAGCCCGACCACGCTGCCCCGGGGGACCGCCAGGCTGACCCCCTCGACGGCGGTCATGGCCGTCGGGCCGCGGCCGTAGCGGACGGTGACGTCCACGAACTCGAGCGTCGTCATACCTGCACCTCCTCCTGCGGCTGGGTGAGGCCGACCGGCCCCTTCTGCGGGTGGTGGCAGGCCACGCTGCCGCCGGTCGGGGAGGGCGCCAACGCCGGGTCCACGCGGAGGCAGACATCGGTCGCGAAGGGGCAGCGCGCGGCGAACGCGCAGCCCTGCGGCAGGTCCGCGGGGTGCGGCGGCCGGCCGAGGATCGTCGCCAGGGGGCGGGACCGGTCGGTATGCATGTCGGGCAGGGTGGCGAGCAGCCCGCGGGTGTAGGGGTGGGCGGGGCCGGTGGTGAGCCCGGCGACGTCGACGACCTCGACGACGCGTCCGGCATACATGACCAGCACCCGGTCGCACATGGCGGAGATGACCGACAGGTCGTGGGAGATGAGCAGCAGGGCGGCGTCCTGCTCGCGCTGGGCCCGCTTGAGCACGCGCAGGACCTGCTCCTGCACCGTGACGTCCAGGGCGGTCGTCGGCTCGTCGGCGATGATCAGTGCCGGCTCGCCCATCAGACCCATCGCGATCATCGCGCGTTGCCGCATGCCGCCGGAGAGCTCGTGCGGGTACTGCCGGGCCCGGCGCCCGGGGGAGGGGATGCGTACGGCCCGCAGCCGGTCGACCGCGCGGTCCCAGGCGGCGCGGCGGGTGGTGCCCTGGTGCTCGCGGCTGTGCTCGGCGAGCTGGGTGCCGGTCCGCATCGTGGGGTTGAGCGAGCTCATCGGGTCCTGGAAGACCATCGACAACCCCTGGCCCAGGTGCCGCCGCCGCGCCTTGTCCGACGGGGTCGTCAGCTCCAGCCCGTCCAGCTCGAGCCGACGGGCACGCACGACGACCGGCGGGTCGGTCAGCTGGGACACGGCCATGGCGGTCAGGGTCTTGCCGGAGCCGGACTCGCCCACGATGCCCACGGCCTCGCCGCGGCCGACCGCGAA containing:
- a CDS encoding serine hydrolase domain-containing protein, which translates into the protein MSKTLQQILDEQVARHPVPGVAVGMVHDGEVTYAFHGVTNVENPLEVDERTLFQFGSTGKTYTATAMLILVEQGLVDLEAPVRDYLPEFTVADEEASAAVRVKHLLNHTAGWSGDYLGTPERGDRALEDFVEHMAELKQDFPVGEGMSYNNAALSVAGRVIEVVTGKTFDQAMAELVLAPLGMDDTFFFAEDVITRRFAVGHLKDEETGEFSVARPWAMPRGGGPAGGMSAPITDQITWMKFHLGDGTAADGTRILPQETLERMKVPTVETPGSTLGDAVGISWLIQDVDGTQVVGHGGTTIGQESALDLVPSRGFGIAVLTNASGGGDLHRAVVRAAITEYLGLQWPTLAATDRPAEALRQYEGVYRNISIVCTVTTTDDGLQIDSVPTQDFLDMVGAPAEAFEGPPTPIKMVGEDGDMFVVVEDGESGHRGSFQRGADGQVAAMHFGGRLTQRDPA
- a CDS encoding ABC transporter ATP-binding protein — encoded protein: MTTLEFVDVTVRYGRGPTAMTAVEGVSLAVPRGSVVGLVGESGSGKSTLGRAAVGLAPASGGQVLLGGRPVPTRGRRRPVQMIFQDPSGALDPRMSIGASIAEAIRERTDRRARVAELLEQVHLEPSVASRLPGSLSGGQRQRVAVARALAARPEVIIADEITSALDVSVQGAVLNLVKEVCGDLGLSMLFISHNLSVVRYVSDVIAVMYMGRIVESAPTEQLMSDPQHPYTQMLLGSTLSVGDTLLEESSAPEPVRFAEPADPHHVPAGCSFHPRCPVGPLVLDRPVCLTDDPVDGADGRRHRAACHFARPVGIPDLVRDLTTSLSPVPGSAPPSERNR